Part of the Betaproteobacteria bacterium genome, CTGAAAATCCGAGCTACCATGGCGCCTTCAGTTTCAAGGAGGAGGCGTCATGACAAGCACAAAGGTAGCCCTAGTCACGGGAGGATCCAGGGGAATCGGCGCGGCCATCGTGCGCGCCTTGGCCGGGGCTGGCTACGCGGTGGCTTTTACCTACCGCGACCGTAAGGACAGCGCCACCGCCCTCACCGAGGAATTGCGCCGCGCGGGCCACGAAGTCAAAGCCTTCCAATGCGACATCGGGGAAGCTGCCCAATCGGATGCCATCGTGGCGGACACATTGCGAGAATTTGGCCGCATCGATGTGCTGGTCAACAACGCTGGCGTGCATGTTCCGCATGTTCGCCTGGCGGATTTGAAGGACGAGGATTGGGCGTGGGTGATGAACGTCAACCTGACGGCGCCCTTTCGCCTTGCGCGCGACGTGCTTCCCAGCATGCGCAAGCAGAAGGGCGGGCATATCATCAACCTCTCCTCCAATGCCGCGCTACGGATGCCCGCGGGCTATGGCGTATACGCAATCTCCAAGGCTGGGTTGGAAGCCTTCACACGCATTTTGTCCAAGGAGGAAGGCCGCAACGGGATCCGCGTGAATGGCATTGGGCCTGGCCCCATTCGCACTGACATGTTGCGCGAAAGCTTCGAAGCCATGGGGAGCGAACGCGCAACGGCGTTCGTGGAATCATTCGCCCTGGGGCGCATGGGCGAGCCGGAGGAAATCGCCTCGGTGGTGGCATTTCTAGTGTCAGACGCGGCCAGTTACATGACTGGGCAAATCGTTTACGTGAACGGCGGGAGCGTGGTCTAGCTGGTGCGAATCTTCCTTGGAGGGGCAGGCCACCAACCGTAATGGGCCGGTAGTGCAGCATTGTTTAACACAGGACATGGGTAGGCAGGACCATCGGCCAACCTGGAGCAAGTGCCGGAGTCAGTATGGACATGTTGAGAAAAGTTTCCCTGCCATTGGCTTTCCATGCCGCCGTATTGAGCGCGGTCATGATCGGTTGCACCACCACGCACCCATTGCCCAAGGCGAGTGCTCCAGCCAAGAGCGCTCCA contains:
- a CDS encoding SDR family oxidoreductase, giving the protein MTSTKVALVTGGSRGIGAAIVRALAGAGYAVAFTYRDRKDSATALTEELRRAGHEVKAFQCDIGEAAQSDAIVADTLREFGRIDVLVNNAGVHVPHVRLADLKDEDWAWVMNVNLTAPFRLARDVLPSMRKQKGGHIINLSSNAALRMPAGYGVYAISKAGLEAFTRILSKEEGRNGIRVNGIGPGPIRTDMLRESFEAMGSERATAFVESFALGRMGEPEEIASVVAFLVSDAASYMTGQIVYVNGGSVV